In the Brienomyrus brachyistius isolate T26 chromosome 20, BBRACH_0.4, whole genome shotgun sequence genome, one interval contains:
- the wnt8b gene encoding protein Wnt-8b isoform X1 gives MLMYLDVCYYIFILMAHMKSCCSWSVNNFLMTGPKAYLIYSSSVATGAQSGIEECKYQFAWDRWNCPERALQLSTHSGLRSANRETAFVHAISSAGVMYTLTRSCSLGDFDNCGCDDTRNGQLGGQGWLWGGCSDNVGFGETISKQFVDALETGQDARAAMNLHNNEAGRKAVKGTMKRTCKCHGVSGSCTTQTCWLQLPEFREVGNYLKEKYHRALKVDLLKGAGNSAASRGAIADTFSAISRKELVHLEDSPDYCLENKTLGLPGTEGRECLRKGKNLRRWERRSCRRLCGECSLAVEERKAETVSSCNCKFHWCCAVRCEQCRKTVTKYFCVKKTAAGSTDGAGRRKSLRLEKRQ, from the exons GTCGGTGAATAACTTCCTGATGACTGGCCCAAAG GCCTACTTAATCTactccagcagtgtggccacagGGGCTCAAAGTGGCATCGAAGAGTGCAAGTATCAGTTTGCCTGGGATCGCTGGAACTGTCCAGAGAGAGCCCTGCAGCTGTCCACGCACAGTGGCCTCCGCAGTG CAAACAGAGAGACGGCATTCGTGCACGCCATCAGCTCCGCCGGGGTCATGTACACGCTGACCAGGAGCTGCAGCCTGGGCGACTTCGATAACTGCGGCTGCGACGACACCAGAAACGGACAGCTGG GTGGTCAAGGGTGGCTCTGGGGAGGCTGCAGTGACAATGTGGGCTTCGGGGAGACCATCTCCAAGCAGTTTGTGGACGCCTTGGAGACGGGTCAGGACGCACGGGCAGCCATGAACCTGCACAACAACGAGGCGGGACGCAAG GCCGTGAAGGGCACCATGAAGCGGACATGTAAGTGTCATGGCGTTTCCGGGAGCTGTACCACCCAAACCTGCTGGCTGCAGCTACCCGAATTCAGGGAGGTGGGGAACTACCTGAAGGAGAAGTACCACCGGGCCCTGAAGGTGGACCTGCTGAAGGGGGCTGGCAACAGCGCCGCTAGCCGCGGTGCCATCGCCGACACCTTCAGCGCCATCTCGCGCAAGGAGCTGGTGCACCTGGAGGACTCGCCCGATTACTGCCTGGAGAACAAGACGCTGGGCTTGCCGGGCACCGAGGGTCGTGAGTGCCTCCGCAAGGGCAAGAACCTGCGCCGGTGGGAGAGGCGCAGCTGCCGGCGGCTGTGCGGCGAGTGCAGCCTGGCCGTGGAGGAGCGCAAGGCCGAGACTGTGTCCAGCTGCAACTGCAAGTTCCACTGGTGTTGCGCCGTGAGGTGCGAGCAGTGCCGCAAGACTGTCACCAAGTACTTCTGCGTGAAGAAGACGGCCGCGGGAAGCACCGATGGCGCCGGCCGCCGGAAAAGTCTCCGGCTTGAGAAGAGGCAGTGA
- the wnt8b gene encoding protein Wnt-8b isoform X2 yields the protein MTGPKAYLIYSSSVATGAQSGIEECKYQFAWDRWNCPERALQLSTHSGLRSANRETAFVHAISSAGVMYTLTRSCSLGDFDNCGCDDTRNGQLGGQGWLWGGCSDNVGFGETISKQFVDALETGQDARAAMNLHNNEAGRKAVKGTMKRTCKCHGVSGSCTTQTCWLQLPEFREVGNYLKEKYHRALKVDLLKGAGNSAASRGAIADTFSAISRKELVHLEDSPDYCLENKTLGLPGTEGRECLRKGKNLRRWERRSCRRLCGECSLAVEERKAETVSSCNCKFHWCCAVRCEQCRKTVTKYFCVKKTAAGSTDGAGRRKSLRLEKRQ from the exons ATGACTGGCCCAAAG GCCTACTTAATCTactccagcagtgtggccacagGGGCTCAAAGTGGCATCGAAGAGTGCAAGTATCAGTTTGCCTGGGATCGCTGGAACTGTCCAGAGAGAGCCCTGCAGCTGTCCACGCACAGTGGCCTCCGCAGTG CAAACAGAGAGACGGCATTCGTGCACGCCATCAGCTCCGCCGGGGTCATGTACACGCTGACCAGGAGCTGCAGCCTGGGCGACTTCGATAACTGCGGCTGCGACGACACCAGAAACGGACAGCTGG GTGGTCAAGGGTGGCTCTGGGGAGGCTGCAGTGACAATGTGGGCTTCGGGGAGACCATCTCCAAGCAGTTTGTGGACGCCTTGGAGACGGGTCAGGACGCACGGGCAGCCATGAACCTGCACAACAACGAGGCGGGACGCAAG GCCGTGAAGGGCACCATGAAGCGGACATGTAAGTGTCATGGCGTTTCCGGGAGCTGTACCACCCAAACCTGCTGGCTGCAGCTACCCGAATTCAGGGAGGTGGGGAACTACCTGAAGGAGAAGTACCACCGGGCCCTGAAGGTGGACCTGCTGAAGGGGGCTGGCAACAGCGCCGCTAGCCGCGGTGCCATCGCCGACACCTTCAGCGCCATCTCGCGCAAGGAGCTGGTGCACCTGGAGGACTCGCCCGATTACTGCCTGGAGAACAAGACGCTGGGCTTGCCGGGCACCGAGGGTCGTGAGTGCCTCCGCAAGGGCAAGAACCTGCGCCGGTGGGAGAGGCGCAGCTGCCGGCGGCTGTGCGGCGAGTGCAGCCTGGCCGTGGAGGAGCGCAAGGCCGAGACTGTGTCCAGCTGCAACTGCAAGTTCCACTGGTGTTGCGCCGTGAGGTGCGAGCAGTGCCGCAAGACTGTCACCAAGTACTTCTGCGTGAAGAAGACGGCCGCGGGAAGCACCGATGGCGCCGGCCGCCGGAAAAGTCTCCGGCTTGAGAAGAGGCAGTGA